A window of the Nibribacter ruber genome harbors these coding sequences:
- the rpsO gene encoding 30S ribosomal protein S15: MKLTTEAKQEIFENKGFAKSATDTGSPESQIALFTTRINHLTDHLKVHKKDFSTRLGLLKLVGKRRRLLNYLTKTDIERYRAIIAELGIRK; this comes from the coding sequence ATGAAATTAACTACTGAAGCGAAACAAGAGATCTTCGAAAACAAAGGATTTGCCAAATCAGCAACTGACACTGGGTCACCTGAATCGCAAATCGCATTGTTCACCACCAGAATCAACCACCTGACGGATCACCTGAAGGTTCACAAAAAAGACTTCTCCACTCGTTTGGGTCTTTTGAAATTGGTAGGTAAGAGAAGAAGACTATTAAACTACCTGACTAAAACTGACATTGAGCGCTACCGTGCTATCATTGCAGAGCTAGGCATTCGTAAATAA